The following coding sequences are from one Streptomyces venezuelae window:
- a CDS encoding hemerythrin domain-containing protein: MSTPRTPQAGDDRSQDTDVVSLLMRRHGDIRNLFDEVEASSGAERRAAFRHLVRLLAVHETAEEEVVHPFSRRALTGGEQVVEDRLAEERAAKETLAALDDIDTDDPKFMPQLLKLRKDVQEHARAEERYEFSHIRRSTDVTNLAAMAKAVKAAEAMAPTRPHPGVESGAANLALGPVAALMDRTKDAVRKAMNEDG, encoded by the coding sequence ATGTCCACTCCCCGGACCCCACAGGCCGGCGACGACCGGTCCCAGGACACCGACGTCGTGTCGCTGCTCATGCGTCGGCACGGTGACATCCGCAATCTCTTCGACGAGGTCGAGGCGTCGAGCGGTGCGGAGCGCCGGGCGGCCTTCCGCCACCTGGTGCGGCTGCTCGCCGTGCACGAGACGGCGGAGGAAGAGGTCGTGCACCCCTTCTCGCGGCGGGCGCTGACCGGTGGCGAGCAGGTGGTCGAGGACCGCCTGGCGGAGGAGCGGGCGGCCAAGGAGACGCTGGCCGCCCTGGACGACATCGACACCGACGACCCCAAGTTCATGCCGCAGCTGCTGAAGCTGCGCAAAGACGTGCAGGAACACGCGCGCGCGGAGGAACGCTACGAGTTCTCCCACATCCGCCGCAGCACCGACGTCACCAACCTGGCCGCCATGGCCAAGGCCGTGAAGGCCGCCGAGGCCATGGCCCCCACCCGCCCCCACCCGGGCGTGGAGTCCGGCGCGGCCAACCTGGCTCTCGGCCCCGTAGCCGCCCTGATGGACCGCACCAAGGACGCCGTCCGCAAGGCGATGAACGAGGACGGCTGA
- a CDS encoding catalase, with protein sequence MEGDHPVKAAVEKLKDTVTGGQGPEEGVPGKPGSESPTVAEPTEPRVPLPPKADQTGPKPVSPTGTPSRDDRAASAQQGEWLTTAQGDRLYDTDHSLKAGPRGPVLLQDHHLREKITHFDHERIPERVVHARGAAAHGVFRGYGNAAGVTKAAFLGEGMETEVFVRFSTVLGSRGSADTVRDTRGFATKFYTTEGTFDLVGNNIPVFFIQDAIKFPDIIHAGKPHPDREIPQAQSAHDTFWDFVTLHSEATHHTLWNMSDRGIPRSYRMMEGFGVHTFRLENAAGETTLVKFHWKPRLGVHSLVWEEAQIAGGVDPDFHRRDLADAIEAGAYPEWELGIQTFPDTPEQTFEGIDLLDPTKIVPEELAPVQPVGLLTLNRNPSNYFAETEQVAFHVGHLVPGIDVTDDPLLQGRLFSYLDTQISRLGGPNFAQLPINRPHAPVNDMLRDGMHQTAVHRGVAPYRPNSLDGGCPFTAGAETGADIDVPVALPASRKVREAPATFDDHFSQARMFWLSMSAPEREHIVNAYSFELGKCYEQAVKERGLQSLANIDPDLCSQVAAALGLPAPAPTEPLRDALPSPALSQVGRAWPLDGRIIGIVTDGTDDLAGVRAVRQSVLDGGMVPLIIAPAGGKLDANGEPLTVQRTFATARSIEFDALLVVGSPAPGADALPARDAKAKTATGPDPRVRLLLDEAFRHGKAIGGWAGAERVLEAAGVPADAPGVVLGSGGAAVLDEMRELLSQHRVWERFTTGPVG encoded by the coding sequence ATGGAAGGCGACCACCCCGTGAAGGCCGCGGTGGAGAAGCTGAAGGACACGGTCACGGGGGGACAGGGGCCCGAGGAGGGCGTGCCGGGAAAGCCCGGTTCCGAGTCGCCGACGGTGGCCGAGCCGACCGAACCGCGGGTGCCGCTGCCGCCGAAGGCCGATCAGACCGGTCCCAAACCTGTGAGCCCCACCGGTACACCTTCGCGTGATGATCGGGCGGCGTCCGCGCAGCAGGGCGAGTGGCTGACCACCGCCCAGGGCGACCGGTTGTACGACACCGATCACTCGCTCAAGGCGGGTCCGCGCGGGCCCGTCCTCCTCCAGGACCACCACCTGCGGGAGAAGATCACCCATTTCGACCACGAGCGGATCCCGGAGCGGGTCGTCCACGCGCGCGGCGCCGCCGCCCACGGGGTGTTCCGCGGCTACGGCAACGCGGCCGGTGTCACCAAGGCCGCCTTCCTCGGCGAGGGCATGGAGACCGAGGTCTTCGTCCGGTTCTCCACCGTCCTCGGCTCGCGCGGCTCGGCGGACACGGTCCGTGACACCCGCGGGTTCGCGACGAAGTTCTACACGACCGAGGGCACCTTCGACCTGGTCGGCAACAACATCCCGGTGTTCTTCATCCAGGACGCCATCAAGTTCCCGGACATCATCCACGCGGGCAAGCCCCACCCCGACCGCGAGATCCCGCAGGCGCAGAGCGCGCACGACACCTTCTGGGACTTCGTCACCCTGCACTCCGAGGCCACGCACCACACGCTGTGGAACATGTCCGACCGGGGCATCCCCCGTTCGTACCGGATGATGGAGGGCTTCGGGGTCCACACCTTCCGGCTGGAGAACGCGGCCGGAGAGACCACCCTGGTGAAGTTCCACTGGAAGCCGCGGCTCGGTGTGCACTCCCTCGTCTGGGAGGAGGCGCAGATCGCCGGTGGAGTGGACCCCGACTTCCACCGCCGCGACCTCGCCGACGCCATCGAGGCCGGTGCCTACCCGGAGTGGGAGCTGGGCATCCAGACCTTCCCCGACACCCCCGAGCAGACCTTCGAGGGCATCGACCTTCTCGACCCCACGAAGATCGTGCCCGAGGAGCTGGCCCCCGTGCAGCCCGTCGGGCTGCTCACACTCAACCGGAACCCGTCGAACTACTTCGCCGAGACCGAGCAGGTCGCCTTCCACGTCGGCCATCTCGTCCCGGGCATCGACGTCACCGACGACCCGCTGCTCCAGGGGCGGCTGTTCTCCTACCTCGACACGCAGATCAGCCGGCTCGGCGGGCCCAACTTCGCGCAGCTGCCGATCAACCGTCCGCACGCTCCGGTCAACGACATGCTCCGGGACGGCATGCACCAGACGGCCGTGCACCGCGGCGTCGCGCCGTACCGACCCAACTCGCTCGACGGGGGCTGTCCGTTCACGGCGGGCGCCGAGACGGGCGCGGACATCGATGTGCCCGTCGCGCTGCCCGCGTCGCGCAAGGTGCGTGAGGCGCCCGCCACCTTCGACGACCACTTCAGCCAGGCACGCATGTTCTGGCTGAGCATGAGTGCGCCGGAGCGCGAGCACATCGTCAACGCCTACTCCTTCGAGCTCGGCAAGTGCTATGAGCAGGCCGTCAAGGAACGTGGCCTGCAGTCCCTCGCCAACATCGACCCCGATCTGTGCTCCCAGGTCGCCGCCGCCCTCGGGCTGCCCGCCCCCGCCCCGACGGAGCCGCTCAGGGACGCGCTGCCCAGCCCGGCCCTCTCCCAGGTCGGCCGGGCCTGGCCGCTGGACGGCCGGATCATCGGCATCGTGACGGACGGGACGGACGACCTCGCCGGCGTGCGGGCCGTCCGGCAGTCCGTCCTCGACGGAGGCATGGTGCCGCTGATCATCGCCCCGGCGGGCGGAAAGCTGGACGCGAACGGTGAGCCCCTGACGGTGCAGCGGACGTTCGCGACGGCCCGCTCCATCGAGTTCGACGCCCTGCTGGTGGTGGGGAGCCCGGCGCCCGGCGCGGACGCGCTGCCCGCGCGGGACGCCAAGGCGAAGACCGCCACTGGGCCCGATCCCCGGGTGCGACTGCTGTTGGACGAGGCGTTCCGCCACGGCAAGGCCATCGGCGGCTGGGCCGGGGCCGAGCGGGTCCTCGAAGCCGCGGGCGTGCCGGCCGACGCGCCCGGCGTCGTCCTCGGCTCCGGTGGCGCCGCGGTCCTCGACGAGATGCGGGAGCTGCTCTCGCAGCACCGGGTCTGGGAACGCTTCACCACCGGGCCGGTCGGCTGA
- a CDS encoding SRPBCC family protein has translation MHRYDVTVTTSASPETVWKLLVDAASWPLWSKVDSLDTARSEGLDPDGDDGIGAVRAFRTGRVVTGERLTEKVEPSLLGYEDAFNTPMRNYRARIELTPTAGSGTVIHWHGEYETSGLKGLFLPRYLQKFMQGMAEGLARHAENDGGQTR, from the coding sequence ATGCACAGATACGACGTCACCGTGACCACCAGCGCATCCCCGGAAACCGTATGGAAGCTGCTCGTCGACGCGGCGAGCTGGCCCCTGTGGTCGAAGGTGGACAGCCTGGACACGGCACGGTCGGAAGGGCTCGACCCGGACGGCGACGACGGCATCGGCGCCGTCCGGGCGTTCCGTACGGGACGCGTCGTGACCGGGGAACGGCTGACGGAGAAGGTCGAGCCGAGCCTGCTGGGCTACGAAGACGCGTTCAACACGCCGATGCGCAACTACCGCGCCCGCATCGAGCTGACGCCGACGGCCGGTTCGGGCACGGTCATCCACTGGCACGGCGAGTACGAGACGAGCGGACTGAAAGGCCTGTTCCTGCCGCGCTATCTGCAGAAGTTCATGCAGGGCATGGCGGAGGGACTGGCACGCCACGCCGAGAACGACGGCGGGCAGACCCGGTGA
- a CDS encoding glycosyl hydrolase family 18 protein: MPGAAVRSHEGRSAVSAPRRLIAVLAVFALALAGLTALAAPAVAAAKLTATFVSEGSGTSWTGKFVVKNSGDTAVTTWSLEFDLPDGVTISGHTHGTAEIKGKHVVVTPAYYNARVPAGRDTEPYSYTFRGSGQLKPPTGCLINGDKCDGTAAVPPKAPTGLSVADTTARTVSLKWTAAAQGDFPVASYEVLRGTTVVAASATTQATVSGLEPATAYQFSVRAKDSRGNTGEASAPVSATTVDPATDTVPPTAPRNLRSGDVTSSTVKLAWEAATDNQRVAAYDVYRGTTLVESLPADTRTSTVTGLTPATEYSFTVKARDPADNASPASNTLSVTTKEAVGEGGYAKVGYFVQWGIYGRQYFVRDLETSGAAAKLDVINYAFANIDPKNLTCLNGVTKGTTPNPQDPNQGDGAGDAEADYGRAFPAGQSVDGVADDGWGKLRGNFNQLKKLKAKHPNLKVVVSLGGWTYSKYFSDVARTDESRKKFVKSCIDMYIKGNLPAYNGAGGDGVAAGIFDGFDLDWEWPGSPDGHPGNHWSPDDKANNTALIAEFRQQLDALGGSHRLLTAFTPADPKKINEGWELKEVFKYLDFGNVQGYDFHGAGSDNSWEPHRTGHQANLYKDAQSPYANDFSIDDAVKAYTDQGIKPRKLTIGFPFYGRGWQQVADGGVHGEWQSANGAAPGQFQEEAGTRGYDNLVASFPNLTVHHDEQSISTYGYTGANGQWWSFDDPWSIEKKTQYIKSKGLLGGMIWEMSGDTSNNTLFNALDRGLR; encoded by the coding sequence TTGCCCGGAGCCGCCGTCCGGTCCCATGAGGGCCGGTCGGCCGTCTCCGCCCCCCGGCGCCTCATCGCCGTCCTCGCCGTCTTCGCCCTGGCGCTTGCCGGACTCACCGCCCTCGCGGCCCCCGCCGTCGCGGCCGCCAAACTCACCGCCACCTTCGTGAGCGAGGGCAGCGGCACCTCCTGGACCGGCAAGTTCGTCGTGAAGAACAGCGGCGACACCGCGGTCACCACCTGGTCCCTCGAATTCGACCTGCCCGACGGCGTCACCATCAGCGGTCACACCCACGGCACCGCCGAGATCAAGGGCAAGCACGTCGTCGTGACGCCCGCCTACTACAACGCCCGGGTCCCCGCCGGCCGCGACACCGAGCCGTACAGCTACACCTTCCGCGGCAGCGGCCAGCTCAAGCCGCCCACCGGCTGCCTCATCAACGGCGACAAGTGCGACGGCACCGCGGCCGTGCCGCCGAAGGCGCCCACCGGGCTGAGCGTCGCCGACACCACCGCCCGCACGGTCAGCCTGAAGTGGACGGCGGCCGCGCAAGGCGACTTCCCCGTCGCCTCGTACGAGGTGCTGCGCGGCACCACCGTCGTCGCGGCCAGCGCCACCACCCAGGCCACGGTGAGCGGCCTCGAACCCGCGACCGCCTACCAGTTCAGCGTCCGCGCCAAGGACTCGCGCGGCAACACCGGTGAGGCGAGCGCCCCTGTCAGCGCGACCACCGTGGACCCGGCGACCGACACCGTGCCGCCCACCGCGCCCCGCAACCTCCGCTCCGGCGATGTCACTTCGAGCACCGTGAAGCTCGCCTGGGAGGCGGCCACCGACAACCAGCGCGTCGCCGCGTACGACGTCTACCGCGGCACGACCCTCGTGGAGAGCCTCCCCGCCGACACCCGCACCAGCACGGTCACCGGCCTGACGCCCGCCACGGAGTACTCCTTCACCGTCAAGGCGCGGGACCCCGCGGACAACGCGTCGCCCGCGAGCAACACCCTGTCCGTCACCACCAAGGAGGCCGTCGGCGAGGGCGGGTACGCGAAGGTCGGCTACTTCGTGCAGTGGGGCATCTACGGCCGGCAGTACTTCGTGCGCGACCTGGAGACGTCCGGTGCCGCCGCCAAACTCGACGTCATCAACTACGCCTTCGCCAACATCGACCCCAAGAACCTCACCTGCCTCAACGGCGTCACCAAGGGCACCACGCCGAACCCCCAGGACCCCAATCAGGGAGACGGAGCCGGGGACGCCGAGGCCGACTACGGCCGCGCCTTCCCCGCGGGGCAGTCCGTGGACGGCGTCGCCGACGACGGCTGGGGCAAGCTGCGCGGCAACTTCAACCAGCTGAAGAAGCTCAAGGCCAAGCACCCCAACCTGAAGGTCGTGGTCTCGCTCGGCGGCTGGACCTACTCCAAGTACTTCTCCGACGTCGCCAGGACGGACGAATCACGGAAGAAGTTCGTCAAGTCCTGCATCGACATGTACATCAAGGGCAACCTGCCCGCGTACAACGGAGCGGGCGGTGACGGCGTCGCCGCGGGCATCTTCGACGGCTTCGACCTGGACTGGGAGTGGCCCGGATCGCCCGACGGCCACCCCGGCAACCACTGGAGCCCGGACGACAAGGCCAACAACACCGCCCTGATCGCCGAGTTCCGGCAGCAGCTCGACGCGCTCGGCGGCAGCCACCGGCTGCTCACCGCCTTCACCCCGGCCGACCCCAAGAAGATCAACGAGGGCTGGGAGCTCAAGGAGGTCTTCAAGTACCTGGACTTCGGCAACGTCCAGGGCTACGACTTCCACGGCGCGGGCAGCGACAACTCCTGGGAACCTCACCGCACCGGCCACCAGGCCAACCTGTACAAGGACGCGCAGAGTCCGTACGCCAACGACTTCAGCATCGACGACGCCGTGAAGGCGTACACCGACCAGGGCATCAAGCCACGCAAGCTGACCATCGGCTTCCCCTTCTACGGGCGCGGCTGGCAACAGGTCGCGGACGGCGGCGTACACGGCGAATGGCAGAGCGCCAACGGCGCCGCGCCCGGCCAGTTCCAGGAGGAGGCGGGCACGCGCGGCTACGACAACCTCGTCGCGAGCTTCCCGAACCTGACCGTCCACCACGACGAGCAGTCCATCTCCACGTACGGCTACACGGGGGCGAACGGCCAGTGGTGGTCCTTCGACGATCCCTGGTCCATCGAGAAGAAGACCCAGTACATCAAGTCCAAGGGCCTGCTCGGCGGAATGATCTGGGAAATGTCGGGTGACACCTCGAACAACACCCTGTTCAACGCCTTGGACCGCGGTCTGAGGTAG
- a CDS encoding ABC transporter permease: MRKAGGWLLMIAVATNATYLLASCFLDPRSNYKELRPARSEAQISHALAPYNLDPGVPLVQRWWNWLTSVTLHFDWGRSPTGVSVNGEVGHRALVSAELVVMATVLSVVIGVALAVYTATRQYGPADRVSQAISIALFNVPTPVAALAVVFVAIWLNQHAGLHFLYVAGENSPDVEGLLPTLGDRLLHLILPTLTLTLMGYVGYHLTQRSLLLDTINADFVRTAQATGLTRSQAVRRHALRAALIPTATSVAFSVPAVFTGAVITESIFGWNGMGRYFSQTISQNDVHGAVATAAFAAVLTAVGAILADIATVLLDPRVRVN, encoded by the coding sequence ATGCGCAAAGCGGGTGGCTGGCTCCTGATGATCGCGGTCGCGACCAACGCGACGTACCTCCTGGCCAGTTGCTTCCTCGACCCGCGTTCGAACTACAAGGAGCTGCGGCCCGCCCGCAGCGAGGCACAGATCTCCCACGCCCTCGCCCCGTACAACCTGGACCCCGGTGTGCCGTTGGTGCAGCGATGGTGGAACTGGCTCACCTCCGTCACCCTCCACTTCGACTGGGGCCGGTCGCCCACCGGCGTCTCCGTCAACGGTGAGGTGGGCCACCGCGCGCTGGTCAGCGCCGAGTTGGTCGTCATGGCGACCGTGCTGTCCGTCGTGATCGGTGTCGCGCTCGCCGTCTACACCGCCACGCGCCAGTACGGGCCGGCCGACCGCGTCTCGCAGGCCATATCCATCGCCCTGTTCAACGTCCCGACGCCCGTCGCGGCGCTCGCCGTGGTCTTCGTCGCCATCTGGCTCAACCAGCACGCCGGATTGCACTTCCTGTACGTCGCCGGGGAGAACTCCCCCGACGTGGAGGGGCTGCTCCCGACGCTCGGTGACCGTCTCCTCCACCTGATCCTGCCGACGCTCACGCTGACGCTCATGGGGTACGTGGGTTATCACCTGACACAGCGGTCCCTGCTGCTCGACACGATCAACGCGGACTTCGTGCGCACGGCCCAGGCCACCGGCCTGACGCGGAGCCAGGCCGTGCGCAGGCACGCACTGCGCGCCGCGCTGATCCCGACGGCGACCTCCGTTGCGTTCAGCGTGCCCGCCGTCTTCACCGGGGCCGTCATCACCGAGTCGATCTTCGGCTGGAACGGCATGGGCCGCTACTTCAGCCAGACCATCAGCCAGAACGACGTGCACGGTGCGGTCGCGACGGCCGCGTTCGCCGCGGTGCTCACCGCGGTCGGCGCGATCCTCGCGGACATCGCCACGGTCCTCCTCGACCCGAGGGTACGGGTGAACTGA